In the genome of Enterococcus hirae ATCC 9790, one region contains:
- a CDS encoding ABC transporter permease, which translates to MKTKTYLKASAREIKQSKGRFIAIVLIILLGTLLFVGVKTAGPVMQKTMDHYVEKGNLSDLQIISTGGLTEQDVTRAEKIPDAQLETGKQFYYSSSSKNEVVQVFSYKKSNKQNLLEVVDGHLPKNKDELVLDEKAKSLGYKIGETYKIDSDNVKKKDYQIVGFVRSPLFINNLERGFANVGNGTIDYFVYLPETEFNTDIQSVIYLTFKNVSSFDTYSKEYRDKMAQNQKSVEKLFQDRPAARLTELREQAKESLQPEKEKVSAGQEQISLAQSQLAAARAQLEQQRSMIEQLPEVQRTVATNELATQEAQLAEQEKQVAEQQEKLNDAQAQITENEEKINRLEKPTYRFQERSDNVGFQEFGDLAERIAAIANVFPVFFFFIAALITFTTMTRMVEENRREIGTLKALGYTKFEIAKKYAIYASLASGLGIILGTVLGTNLLPRIIFELSNERYDIGSAVIFYDWSPILQAAVAFFIAAFGAAMIVLFKDLRERPAALLQPKAPKPGKRILLEYITPLWSRLSFNQKISYRNLFRYKSRMFMAIVGIAGCAGLMVAGVGLKDSLSSVSDKQFGPITNYQAIVTLDGETENSETKAKEQLESDPKITDLLAVNMQTIELRQQGQATQSVTMIIPETSKGLSPFIHLISLKGRNMELNDSGIVLTQKAAELFDVSEGDRLSLYTDDQKELSVTVKAIAQNYLGNFVYMSPAYYQKVSGNEASTNAYLVQADPMSKKQENALSEKLLGTNAVTNTSFVSKQMETQEESLANLDSIVVIFVVLSGLLAFIVLYNLTNINISERVRELSTIKVLGFFDKEVTMYIVRENIIFTLVGIVGGFGIGYVLTDFILQQASMETVIFPLVITWKAYALSAVLTIEFTVIVMIATHFKLKNINMIDALKSNE; encoded by the coding sequence ATGAAAACAAAAACATATCTTAAAGCAAGTGCTAGAGAAATCAAACAATCGAAAGGCAGATTTATTGCCATTGTATTGATCATTTTGCTAGGGACCTTGTTATTCGTAGGCGTTAAAACGGCGGGGCCGGTTATGCAAAAAACGATGGATCACTATGTTGAAAAAGGCAATCTATCGGATTTACAAATCATTTCAACTGGTGGTTTAACGGAACAAGACGTAACTAGAGCCGAAAAAATCCCTGATGCACAACTGGAAACGGGAAAACAATTTTATTATTCCAGCTCAAGTAAAAACGAAGTTGTGCAAGTTTTTTCTTATAAAAAATCAAATAAACAAAACCTTTTAGAAGTAGTAGATGGGCATTTACCAAAGAATAAAGACGAACTCGTACTAGATGAAAAAGCAAAAAGTCTAGGCTATAAAATAGGCGAAACGTATAAGATCGATTCTGACAACGTGAAAAAGAAAGACTATCAAATTGTTGGATTTGTACGATCGCCACTTTTCATCAATAATTTAGAACGTGGTTTTGCCAATGTCGGGAACGGCACGATCGATTATTTTGTTTATTTACCTGAAACAGAATTTAACACAGACATTCAATCGGTTATTTACTTAACGTTTAAAAATGTTTCATCCTTTGATACTTATAGTAAAGAATATCGGGACAAAATGGCACAAAACCAAAAAAGCGTGGAGAAACTTTTTCAAGATCGACCAGCTGCACGTTTAACTGAACTAAGGGAACAAGCTAAGGAGTCTTTACAACCAGAAAAAGAAAAGGTGAGTGCTGGTCAAGAACAAATTAGTCTGGCACAAAGTCAATTGGCAGCTGCCAGAGCCCAACTAGAGCAACAACGTTCAATGATCGAACAATTGCCTGAAGTACAACGAACAGTAGCAACTAATGAACTAGCTACGCAAGAAGCACAGCTAGCTGAGCAAGAAAAGCAAGTCGCTGAACAACAAGAAAAACTGAATGATGCACAGGCCCAAATTACCGAAAATGAAGAAAAGATCAATCGTTTGGAAAAACCAACCTATCGTTTCCAAGAGCGTTCAGATAATGTGGGTTTTCAAGAATTTGGTGATTTAGCTGAACGGATCGCAGCCATTGCTAATGTTTTTCCTGTTTTCTTCTTCTTTATTGCAGCATTGATCACTTTTACGACGATGACACGGATGGTCGAAGAAAACCGACGAGAAATCGGTACGTTGAAAGCATTAGGCTATACTAAATTTGAAATTGCAAAAAAATATGCTATTTATGCAAGTTTAGCTTCTGGTCTAGGAATTATTTTAGGAACCGTCTTAGGAACCAATCTATTACCAAGAATTATTTTTGAACTATCGAATGAACGCTATGATATCGGATCAGCAGTCATTTTTTATGATTGGTCTCCGATTTTACAAGCGGCAGTGGCGTTTTTTATCGCTGCATTTGGTGCAGCAATGATCGTATTATTCAAAGATTTAAGAGAAAGACCGGCAGCTTTATTACAACCCAAAGCGCCAAAACCAGGCAAAAGAATATTATTGGAATATATCACACCACTGTGGTCAAGATTAAGCTTTAATCAGAAAATCAGTTATCGAAATCTGTTCCGTTATAAATCCAGAATGTTTATGGCAATCGTTGGGATTGCTGGTTGTGCTGGTTTAATGGTAGCAGGCGTAGGATTGAAAGACTCTTTAAGCTCTGTTTCTGATAAACAATTTGGCCCAATTACGAATTACCAAGCAATTGTCACTTTAGATGGAGAAACAGAAAACAGTGAAACAAAAGCAAAGGAACAGTTAGAATCCGATCCGAAAATTACTGATTTGCTAGCAGTAAACATGCAAACGATCGAGCTTCGGCAACAAGGACAAGCGACTCAAAGCGTAACGATGATCATACCGGAAACGTCAAAAGGTCTATCACCGTTTATTCACTTGATCTCATTAAAAGGACGTAACATGGAGTTGAATGATTCAGGAATCGTCCTCACACAAAAAGCTGCCGAACTGTTTGATGTATCTGAAGGAGACCGCCTTTCATTGTACACGGATGACCAAAAAGAGTTATCGGTTACGGTGAAAGCCATTGCTCAAAACTATTTAGGAAACTTTGTTTATATGAGCCCTGCCTATTATCAAAAAGTATCAGGAAACGAAGCTTCTACAAATGCTTATTTAGTTCAAGCTGACCCAATGTCTAAAAAACAAGAGAATGCTTTGTCAGAAAAGCTATTGGGAACCAATGCAGTAACAAATACATCATTTGTTTCGAAACAAATGGAAACCCAAGAAGAATCACTTGCGAACCTCGATTCAATCGTTGTGATTTTTGTCGTTTTATCAGGGCTGTTAGCGTTTATCGTGTTGTATAATTTAACCAATATCAATATTTCTGAACGAGTGCGGGAATTATCAACGATCAAAGTACTAGGCTTTTTTGATAAAGAAGTAACGATGTATATTGTGAGGGAGAATATTATTTTTACTTTAGTTGGTATTGTAGGTGGATTTGGCATCGGCTACGTCCTAACTGACTTTATTTTACAACAGGCTTCAATGGAGACGGTAATCTTCCCCTTAGTGATCACTTGGAAAGCATATGCTCTTTCTGCTGTTTTGACTATTGAATTTACAGTTATCGTTATGATAGCGACCCACTTCAAGCTGAAAAATATCAATATGATTGATGCTTTGAAATCAAACGAATAA
- a CDS encoding cysteine hydrolase: MTTTKSPIPLELAKTAFLPIDLQKGIVNSGQLFPYDATTILSNNQLIAEQLKHTPAWNILVNVDITSFQYLSAKNDRAQAGAFYTPLKEFTDLLLEPTTKGTQNTLTITKHNPSAFFGTSLDAQLRRRKIDTLILSGVATSNGVYATALDAFQHGYHVIVIEDGCSDRDLELHTLFFEKMFPKTARVRTTKEILQAIEEAR, translated from the coding sequence ATGACTACTACAAAATCACCTATTCCACTCGAATTAGCAAAAACAGCTTTTTTACCAATCGATCTCCAAAAAGGAATTGTGAATTCTGGGCAATTATTCCCTTATGATGCAACCACCATCCTCTCAAACAATCAACTGATTGCTGAGCAGTTAAAGCATACACCTGCTTGGAATATACTAGTCAATGTCGATATTACCAGCTTTCAGTATTTGAGTGCTAAAAATGACCGAGCACAAGCAGGTGCTTTTTATACCCCCCTTAAAGAATTTACTGATTTATTACTTGAACCTACCACCAAAGGAACACAAAACACACTCACGATCACTAAACATAATCCAAGTGCTTTTTTTGGAACGTCTTTAGATGCCCAACTTCGTCGAAGAAAGATCGATACGCTCATTCTTTCAGGTGTAGCAACTTCAAACGGTGTCTATGCCACCGCTTTAGATGCTTTTCAACATGGTTACCATGTTATTGTTATCGAAGATGGTTGTAGTGATCGAGATCTAGAACTTCATACGCTCTTTTTTGAAAAAATGTTTCCAAAAACAGCACGAGTGCGTACAACCAAAGAAATCCTTCAAGCAATCGAAGAAGCCAGATAA
- the treC gene encoding alpha,alpha-phosphotrehalase, whose product MSFNEKVVYQIYPKSYRDSNGDGIGDLKGIKEKLPYLHELGVDMIWLNPIYPSPQKDNGYDISDYVAIDPLFGTMEEFEELVTQAKSYNIEIMLDMVLNHVSIEHEWFQKALAGDRFYQDFFILRDEPTDWVSKFGGNAWAPFGDTGKYYLHLYDQTQADLNWRNEAVQAELFKVVRFWMSKGVKGFRFDVINVIGKDEELKNNAENQGKAEYTDKPITHTYLQRLNRETFGQDPEIITVGEMSSTTIENCILYTEPSRNELSMVFNFHHLKVDYENGNKWSTPPFDFEALKSLFHTWGEAMSKGNGWNALFLNNHDQPRALNRFVAIDKYRTEGAKMLATMIHLNRGTPYIYMGEEIGMIDPDFQHIDDYVDVESLNAYQEMLNQSFSEEEAFRRIKAKSRDNARTPMQWTSDETAGFTTGTPWLGLAANHEVINVEQERTSEQSIFAYYKKLIQLRKQYPVIASGDYQAYEPDHPQVYGYLRQLDGQKLLVLTNFYENETTITIPEEFASAQPLISNYANTLIQEELTLRPYQAIALLIQ is encoded by the coding sequence ATGTCGTTTAATGAGAAAGTAGTTTATCAAATTTATCCTAAATCTTATCGTGATAGTAATGGTGACGGGATTGGCGATTTAAAAGGGATCAAAGAAAAATTACCTTATCTGCATGAACTAGGGGTCGATATGATTTGGTTGAACCCTATTTATCCGAGTCCACAAAAAGATAATGGCTATGATATTTCTGATTATGTAGCGATTGATCCACTATTTGGAACGATGGAAGAATTTGAAGAACTAGTCACACAAGCAAAGAGCTATAATATAGAGATTATGCTTGATATGGTTTTAAACCATGTCTCAATAGAACATGAATGGTTTCAAAAAGCTTTAGCTGGCGATCGTTTTTACCAAGATTTTTTTATTCTAAGAGATGAGCCAACCGATTGGGTATCTAAATTTGGTGGTAATGCATGGGCGCCTTTTGGAGATACGGGTAAGTATTATTTACATCTCTATGATCAAACACAAGCAGATTTAAATTGGCGAAATGAAGCAGTTCAAGCAGAGTTGTTCAAAGTTGTTCGTTTTTGGATGTCTAAAGGGGTCAAAGGCTTTCGCTTTGATGTGATCAACGTAATCGGGAAAGATGAAGAACTCAAAAATAATGCAGAGAACCAAGGAAAAGCAGAATATACTGACAAGCCGATTACTCATACGTATCTTCAACGATTAAATCGGGAAACTTTTGGTCAAGATCCAGAAATCATCACAGTTGGAGAAATGAGTTCAACGACGATTGAAAATTGTATTTTGTATACGGAACCAAGTCGGAATGAGCTTTCGATGGTGTTCAATTTTCATCATTTGAAGGTTGATTACGAAAATGGAAACAAATGGAGTACGCCACCTTTTGATTTTGAAGCTTTAAAAAGTCTGTTCCATACATGGGGCGAAGCGATGAGTAAAGGAAATGGCTGGAATGCGTTGTTCTTAAATAACCACGACCAGCCAAGAGCCCTCAACCGCTTTGTAGCAATTGATAAATACCGCACAGAAGGGGCTAAAATGTTAGCGACGATGATCCATTTGAATCGTGGGACGCCTTATATTTATATGGGGGAAGAAATTGGGATGATCGATCCAGACTTTCAGCATATCGATGATTACGTCGATGTAGAAAGTTTAAATGCTTACCAAGAAATGCTGAACCAATCATTCTCGGAAGAAGAAGCTTTTCGGCGAATCAAGGCGAAATCCAGAGATAACGCTCGGACACCGATGCAATGGACAAGTGATGAAACAGCTGGCTTTACCACAGGAACACCTTGGTTAGGTTTAGCAGCAAATCATGAGGTCATCAATGTAGAACAAGAACGTACATCTGAACAATCGATTTTCGCATACTACAAAAAATTGATTCAATTGCGAAAACAATATCCTGTAATTGCATCAGGGGACTATCAAGCTTATGAACCCGATCATCCTCAAGTATACGGTTATTTAAGACAATTAGACGGACAAAAATTATTGGTTTTAACTAATTTTTACGAAAATGAAACGACCATAACGATCCCAGAAGAATTTGCTAGTGCCCAACCGCTTATCAGCAATTATGCCAATACTCTTATTCAAGAGGAATTGACCCTAAGGCCTTATCAAGCGATCGCCCTGTTGATCCAGTAA
- a CDS encoding ABC transporter ATP-binding protein, which yields MEKIVEVQNVTKIYGKNNEKKTQALSGISFTVEKGEFIGIMGASGSGKSTLLNILSTLDKPTDGNIRINQNDVTKLKGNQLADFRAKEIGFIFQDFNLLENLTAQENIAVPLSLQGVKPKEIKRRVKAVAERLSISHIMGSYPSEISGGQKQRVAAARALVTQPTILLGDEPTGALDSKSARDLLDTMKELNQKDDVSILLVTHDPFSASYCERILFIKDGGIHEEVKRGEQSRDEFYRHILTILGNLEQ from the coding sequence ATGGAAAAAATTGTTGAGGTTCAAAATGTAACAAAAATCTACGGTAAGAATAATGAGAAGAAGACACAAGCCTTAAGTGGGATTAGCTTTACAGTAGAAAAAGGAGAATTTATCGGAATCATGGGGGCTTCTGGATCTGGTAAATCAACGTTGTTAAATATTTTATCTACATTAGACAAACCCACAGACGGAAATATCCGAATCAATCAAAACGATGTAACAAAGTTAAAAGGAAACCAATTAGCAGACTTTCGTGCGAAAGAGATTGGCTTTATTTTCCAAGATTTTAATTTACTAGAAAACTTAACTGCACAAGAAAACATTGCAGTACCACTTTCCTTACAAGGCGTTAAACCTAAAGAAATCAAGCGACGGGTCAAAGCAGTAGCAGAACGTTTATCGATTTCTCATATCATGGGAAGTTATCCTTCTGAGATTTCAGGTGGTCAAAAACAACGGGTAGCAGCAGCTCGTGCCTTGGTTACACAACCAACGATCTTATTAGGTGATGAACCGACTGGAGCTTTAGATTCTAAGAGTGCGCGTGATTTGCTAGATACGATGAAAGAATTGAATCAAAAAGATGATGTTTCAATTCTATTAGTAACACATGATCCGTTTTCTGCTAGCTACTGTGAACGAATCTTATTTATCAAAGATGGCGGTATCCACGAAGAAGTCAAACGTGGCGAACAAAGCCGTGATGAGTTTTATCGTCATATTTTAACGATCTTAGGAAATCTAGAACAGTAA
- a CDS encoding ABC transporter ATP-binding protein, whose amino-acid sequence MSYVEVINECKRYKMGETTITANDNISFAIKKGELVIILGPSGAGKSTVLNILGGMDKPDEGQIIIDQTDIAQFNDKQLTAYRRTDVGFVFQFYNLVPNLTAKENVELATEVSPDALDPVEVLTQVGLAHRLDNFPSQLSGGEQQRVSIARALAKNPKLLLCDEPTGALDFETGKQVLKLLQNASREHGNTVLIITHNSALAPIADRVIHINDAKVRSIETNDHPSTIDEIVW is encoded by the coding sequence ATGAGCTATGTAGAAGTAATCAACGAATGTAAACGGTACAAAATGGGAGAAACAACGATTACCGCAAATGATAATATTTCATTTGCGATCAAAAAAGGAGAACTAGTCATTATACTTGGTCCAAGTGGTGCAGGGAAGTCAACAGTTCTTAATATATTAGGCGGGATGGATAAGCCAGATGAAGGGCAAATCATCATTGATCAGACAGACATCGCTCAGTTCAACGATAAACAATTGACCGCCTATCGTCGAACAGATGTCGGATTTGTATTTCAATTTTATAATTTGGTACCGAATTTAACAGCAAAAGAAAATGTCGAGTTGGCAACAGAAGTTTCACCAGATGCGTTAGATCCAGTGGAGGTATTGACACAAGTAGGTCTGGCACATCGGCTGGACAATTTTCCTTCACAGCTTTCAGGAGGAGAACAGCAGCGTGTTTCCATTGCTCGAGCATTAGCAAAAAATCCGAAATTACTTCTATGTGATGAACCAACAGGTGCGTTGGATTTTGAAACAGGGAAACAGGTGTTGAAGTTATTACAAAATGCGAGTAGAGAACATGGAAATACGGTGTTGATCATTACTCATAATTCTGCCTTAGCACCGATTGCTGATCGTGTCATCCATATCAACGATGCGAAAGTCCGTTCGATTGAAACAAACGATCATCCTTCAACCATTGATGAGATTGTGTGGTAA
- a CDS encoding FtsX-like permease family protein, with product MLWKLSLTGIKGRLRDYIVLFSGLVMTSAIFYMFESIASNEAFLESNSTVGSTVLIFHFGSVLLAIITFVYILYANSFLMAMRQKDYAMFMMLGAKGRKIAQMIFTETFVVGATATVVGSAIGVGLTSIVERILVEQLNISITHFTPFSVKGILITLFFFAVLFLLAAITNAFSIVKKPILTLIRAEATPTRMKQNKFLFLLEVVLGVVLLGVGYYVLSEIARIGLSGLGISLVTICLGTYFIFHSVIIFFLSLLKKSEGISLKKLNNFTLSQLSFRIRDYTQMLSMVAILFALALGALTVGLGFRNQISALTNSSNAYDLVLNNAQKIDQGKVRELNPTSNNIYAQKEDEQYVYYNYDEWEKEPLRYIAYSGNTFADNKVKTATAEEIANSSDLQETLRQNELPTQQAKGIKLVRASEFDQLALPETTLQLITVKDFEASLSGIETLVKENNQVNPELKDYQAMSGQKYEMYQQVNGIFSGMEFMGFFLGIAFLAMLASCLMFKILSGSKSDIGRYTMLEKIGTTRGLLRQSIRREIGVLFLAPGILGAIHVLFGLRLFEFLMNDPYRDVLIPFGIFFVMYFIYYVLTVWLYTSIVLKREK from the coding sequence ATGCTTTGGAAATTATCGCTTACTGGGATTAAAGGGCGTTTAAGAGATTATATTGTTTTATTTTCAGGTTTGGTTATGACTTCAGCTATTTTTTATATGTTCGAGTCAATCGCAAGCAATGAAGCGTTTTTAGAAAGTAATTCTACCGTTGGATCAACTGTTTTAATTTTTCATTTTGGCTCGGTATTATTAGCAATCATTACTTTTGTATACATCCTTTATGCTAATTCATTTTTAATGGCGATGCGTCAGAAAGATTATGCAATGTTTATGATGTTAGGGGCTAAGGGCAGAAAAATTGCACAAATGATTTTTACCGAAACATTTGTTGTGGGTGCAACGGCGACCGTCGTTGGCTCTGCGATTGGTGTAGGGCTAACAAGTATTGTGGAACGAATACTCGTTGAACAATTAAACATTTCAATTACACATTTTACACCATTTAGTGTAAAGGGTATTCTGATCACTCTTTTCTTTTTTGCTGTTTTGTTTTTATTAGCAGCAATCACCAATGCTTTTTCAATTGTGAAAAAGCCAATTCTTACATTGATTCGTGCGGAAGCTACACCAACACGAATGAAACAAAATAAATTTTTATTTTTACTTGAAGTTGTATTAGGGGTTGTTTTATTAGGCGTTGGTTATTACGTTCTATCAGAAATTGCACGTATTGGATTGTCTGGTTTAGGGATTTCTCTCGTAACGATTTGTCTGGGAACCTATTTCATTTTCCATTCAGTGATTATTTTCTTCTTGTCTTTACTGAAAAAATCAGAAGGTATCTCATTGAAAAAGTTGAACAACTTTACCTTATCACAATTAAGCTTTAGGATTCGGGACTATACGCAAATGCTTTCAATGGTAGCGATCTTATTTGCTTTAGCTTTAGGAGCGTTAACGGTTGGTTTAGGATTCAGAAATCAAATCTCCGCATTGACCAATTCATCAAACGCTTATGATTTAGTTCTAAACAATGCACAAAAGATTGACCAAGGAAAAGTCAGAGAACTAAATCCAACGTCAAATAACATCTATGCCCAAAAAGAAGATGAACAATACGTTTATTACAATTATGATGAATGGGAAAAAGAGCCGCTTAGATATATTGCATATAGTGGGAACACTTTTGCGGATAACAAAGTAAAGACAGCAACTGCTGAAGAAATCGCAAATTCAAGTGATTTGCAAGAGACATTAAGACAAAACGAATTACCTACGCAACAAGCGAAGGGAATAAAATTAGTTCGTGCAAGTGAATTCGATCAATTAGCGTTGCCAGAAACAACGTTACAATTAATTACAGTCAAAGATTTTGAAGCAAGTTTATCAGGTATCGAAACATTAGTAAAAGAAAATAATCAAGTCAATCCAGAGTTGAAAGATTACCAAGCCATGAGTGGACAAAAATATGAAATGTATCAACAAGTGAATGGTATTTTCTCAGGGATGGAATTTATGGGCTTCTTCCTAGGAATTGCGTTCTTAGCGATGTTAGCAAGTTGCTTGATGTTTAAGATTCTTTCAGGTAGTAAGAGTGACATTGGTCGATATACGATGTTAGAAAAAATCGGTACGACTCGTGGCTTATTAAGACAATCGATTCGACGAGAAATTGGTGTTTTATTCTTAGCGCCTGGTATTTTAGGAGCGATCCATGTCTTATTTGGTTTAAGACTATTTGAATTTTTAATGAATGATCCATATCGTGATGTGTTGATACCATTCGGAATTTTCTTTGTCATGTACTTTATTTACTATGTATTGACTGTTTGGTTATATACAAGTATTGTTTTGAAAAGAGAGAAATAA
- a CDS encoding glucosaminidase domain-containing protein: MNKNKAIRLLAASWLIAPTILSTQAVFATENQPTTTSSSLVSGSDSVTSTASSTDTTESSTTDSSATTGSTGESSTTDSSTTETGESTEKPAEEVATHTLTVNPELLGKIKLSVISSAPREEKELTIQPNGTVSGLKEGTKVFYEITPPKGEKLLSFQVNGAQEVNYQKRFFVVGVMDLSLTASFNTPTVPSEDSSTQDTTNSAGNTQDSSQTTKPNDTTKPSTDKNKPTDSSKEQSKPSTSTSNDSVVSANTNNSSNHQINDKNKGQQAGIENPVDGSSDFVSKTPIETTLPTNTTAVQKEIVKEAYKYLGRPYVWGAKGPSTFDCSGLAYYVYMKATGHYIGGWTGEQQYAGTQIPIDQAQPGDLVFWGPSSGVTHHVGIYIGNGQFIHAPQPGDKVRITSIADFRPDFAVRVNIAGLPSVTDQLKNQSILDGLNDSFNFTKNQTTDQFLKKIATSAQEIGQKEGIYASVMMAQAILESGSGNSLLASEPNYNLFGIKGTYEGKSVLFNTLEQDSNGANYQIHATFRKYPSYKESLEDYAKLIKGGLSNNKDFYKPTWKSEAKSYKEATKYLEGRYATDKQYAKKLNAIIESYDLTKYDEPKKEDNKETKVKNVSKPLVVPVSWDKNEMSLVDVDTWSLKTITKKPEYLSTMKTPNYWELYLQLSAREIPKTTVIKVKADTIPLLKNLAIIHPSWSRLT, encoded by the coding sequence ATGAACAAAAATAAAGCAATACGCCTACTTGCTGCATCTTGGCTGATTGCTCCAACGATTTTATCGACTCAAGCTGTTTTTGCAACAGAAAACCAACCAACAACTACAAGTAGCTCACTTGTTTCGGGAAGTGATTCTGTAACTTCAACAGCATCAAGTACAGACACAACTGAATCGTCCACCACAGATTCATCAGCCACAACTGGCTCAACGGGTGAATCATCAACCACTGATTCATCAACGACTGAAACAGGTGAATCAACTGAGAAACCTGCGGAAGAAGTTGCGACACATACACTGACAGTTAATCCCGAATTACTGGGGAAAATTAAGCTGTCTGTTATCAGTAGCGCCCCTCGAGAAGAAAAAGAGTTGACCATCCAACCTAATGGCACGGTCAGTGGGTTGAAAGAAGGAACGAAAGTGTTCTATGAAATCACCCCTCCTAAAGGTGAAAAATTACTTTCTTTCCAAGTAAATGGTGCCCAAGAAGTGAATTATCAAAAAAGATTCTTTGTCGTTGGTGTAATGGATCTATCATTGACTGCTTCATTCAACACACCAACTGTTCCATCTGAAGACTCTTCTACTCAGGATACGACTAATTCAGCTGGAAATACTCAAGATTCTTCTCAAACGACAAAACCTAATGATACAACGAAACCTAGCACAGATAAAAATAAACCAACTGATAGTTCAAAAGAACAATCGAAACCGTCAACGTCAACCAGTAACGATTCAGTTGTTTCAGCGAATACCAATAATTCTTCCAATCACCAAATAAATGACAAAAATAAAGGTCAACAGGCAGGAATTGAAAATCCTGTAGACGGGTCCTCCGATTTTGTCAGCAAAACACCGATTGAAACAACTTTACCAACAAACACGACAGCAGTTCAAAAAGAAATCGTGAAAGAAGCCTATAAATATTTAGGCAGACCCTACGTTTGGGGAGCAAAAGGACCAAGTACATTTGACTGTTCGGGTTTAGCTTATTATGTTTACATGAAAGCTACTGGTCATTATATCGGTGGATGGACAGGTGAACAACAATACGCTGGAACACAGATTCCAATAGATCAAGCACAACCAGGTGACTTAGTATTCTGGGGACCTTCCTCAGGTGTCACTCACCACGTTGGGATTTATATTGGTAATGGACAATTTATTCATGCCCCTCAACCAGGTGACAAAGTTCGGATTACTTCAATTGCTGATTTCAGACCAGATTTTGCAGTACGTGTCAATATCGCAGGTCTACCAAGCGTGACTGATCAACTGAAAAACCAGTCGATTTTAGATGGTTTAAATGATTCATTCAACTTTACAAAAAATCAAACAACGGATCAGTTTTTGAAAAAAATTGCTACAAGCGCGCAAGAAATTGGTCAAAAAGAAGGCATTTACGCTTCTGTTATGATGGCTCAAGCGATTTTAGAAAGTGGTTCTGGCAATAGTTTGTTGGCAAGTGAACCAAACTATAATCTGTTTGGCATAAAAGGAACTTATGAAGGAAAAAGTGTTTTGTTCAATACTTTGGAACAAGACAGCAACGGTGCAAATTACCAAATCCATGCAACCTTCCGTAAATACCCTTCTTATAAAGAAAGCTTAGAAGACTATGCGAAATTGATCAAAGGCGGGTTGTCCAATAACAAAGATTTCTACAAACCAACTTGGAAATCTGAAGCCAAAAGTTATAAAGAGGCAACGAAGTATCTGGAAGGCCGCTATGCTACAGATAAACAATACGCCAAAAAATTGAATGCGATCATTGAATCGTATGATTTAACTAAATACGATGAACCGAAAAAAGAAGATAATAAAGAAACCAAAGTTAAAAACGTTTCAAAACCTTTGGTAGTACCTGTGTCTTGGGATAAAAATGAGATGTCGCTAGTTGACGTAGACACTTGGTCTTTAAAAACAATTACGAAAAAACCAGAATATCTTTCTACAATGAAAACACCAAATTACTGGGAATTGTACTTGCAACTATCTGCCAGAGAAATTCCAAAAACGACTGTCATTAAAGTCAAAGCCGATACCATTCCTTTATTGAAAAACTTAGCGATCATCCATCCATCGTGGAGTAGATTAACTTAA